In the genome of Telluria beijingensis, one region contains:
- a CDS encoding glucokinase, with the protein MGGQQEPEKFARTAFADGPRLLADIGATHARFALQTAPGVFRSVQVLRCDDFAGIVPLLRHYLRDHEDVRMHHGAFAVANPINGDYVRMTNRAWEFSTDAVRRELGLSTLLIVNDFTALATALPGFASEDLMQVGPGTPVPGAVIGVLGPGTGLGVSGGIPTADGFVTLGSEGGHVNFAPADEREFAILQYAWREWPHVSNERLISGPGMEVIYRALADRNGVDAEARSAAAIVAGALDANDPLCLETLECFCGMLGGAAANLAVTLGAFGGVYIGGGIVPRLGEWFARSPFRTRFEAKGRFSDYLANIPTYVIVTPNPAFHGVATILAEHLRGRSGANTLMERIGQLRQELSPAEARVATLVLEHPRTVLNEPIAEIARLADVSQPTVIRFCRSLGFQGLAEFKLKFASSLTGAIPVRHSQVRMSDSTHDLSAKVIDNTVSAILRFRDQLDVRSLDRAIELVSKARRVEFYALGNSRAVALDGQHKFFRFRIPTALYGDAHLFTLAAGLLGPGDVVIAVSNSGGLPELLQAVDIARAAGADVIAISNSQSPLARKASVCLAVDHSEDSTSFLSMISRILQLLLIDIMAVGISVDGQHGPESGQDPRRLLISHLDS; encoded by the coding sequence ATGGGCGGCCAGCAGGAGCCGGAAAAGTTCGCGCGCACCGCGTTCGCCGACGGACCGCGCCTGCTGGCCGACATCGGCGCGACCCATGCGCGCTTCGCGCTGCAGACCGCGCCGGGCGTATTCCGCTCGGTCCAGGTGCTGCGCTGCGACGACTTCGCGGGCATTGTCCCGCTGCTGCGCCATTACCTGCGCGACCATGAAGACGTGCGGATGCACCACGGCGCGTTCGCGGTCGCCAACCCGATCAATGGCGACTACGTGCGCATGACCAACCGCGCCTGGGAGTTCTCGACCGACGCGGTGCGGCGCGAGCTGGGCCTGTCGACCCTCCTGATCGTCAACGACTTCACCGCGCTGGCCACTGCGCTGCCGGGCTTCGCGAGCGAAGACCTGATGCAGGTCGGGCCGGGCACGCCGGTCCCCGGCGCCGTGATCGGCGTGCTGGGGCCGGGCACGGGCCTGGGCGTGTCGGGCGGGATCCCGACCGCGGACGGTTTCGTGACCCTGGGCAGCGAAGGGGGCCACGTCAATTTCGCGCCGGCCGACGAGCGCGAGTTCGCCATCCTGCAGTACGCGTGGCGCGAATGGCCGCACGTCTCGAACGAGCGCCTGATCTCGGGGCCGGGCATGGAAGTGATCTACCGCGCGCTGGCCGACCGCAACGGCGTCGATGCCGAGGCTCGCAGCGCGGCCGCTATCGTGGCCGGCGCGCTCGACGCCAATGACCCGCTGTGCCTGGAGACGCTGGAATGCTTCTGCGGCATGCTGGGCGGCGCCGCCGCCAACCTGGCGGTGACGCTGGGCGCCTTCGGCGGCGTGTACATCGGCGGCGGCATCGTGCCGCGCCTCGGCGAATGGTTCGCGCGTTCGCCGTTCCGCACCCGCTTCGAGGCCAAGGGGCGGTTCTCGGACTACCTGGCGAACATCCCGACCTATGTGATCGTCACGCCGAACCCCGCCTTCCACGGCGTGGCGACCATTCTGGCCGAGCACCTGCGCGGCCGCAGCGGCGCCAACACGCTGATGGAGCGCATCGGCCAGCTGCGGCAAGAGCTGTCGCCGGCCGAGGCGCGCGTGGCGACGCTCGTGCTCGAGCATCCGCGCACGGTGCTCAACGAGCCGATCGCCGAGATCGCGCGCCTGGCGGATGTGAGCCAGCCGACCGTGATCCGCTTCTGCCGTTCGCTGGGCTTCCAGGGCCTGGCCGAATTCAAGCTGAAGTTCGCCAGCAGCCTGACCGGCGCCATCCCGGTGCGCCACAGCCAGGTGCGGATGAGCGACAGTACCCACGACCTGTCGGCCAAGGTGATCGACAACACGGTGTCGGCGATCCTGCGCTTCCGCGACCAGCTGGACGTGCGCTCGCTCGACCGCGCGATCGAACTGGTGAGCAAGGCGCGCCGGGTCGAGTTCTACGCGCTCGGTAATTCACGCGCGGTGGCGCTGGATGGCCAGCACAAGTTCTTCCGCTTTCGCATTCCGACCGCGCTGTATGGCGATGCCCACCTGTTCACCTTGGCCGCCGGCCTGCTGGGGCCGGGCGACGTGGTGATCGCGGTCTCGAATTCGGGCGGCCTGCCCGAGCTGCTGCAGGCGGTGGACATCGCGCGCGCCGCCGGCGCCGACGTGATCGCGATCAGCAACAGCCAGTCGCCGCTGGCGCGCAAGGCCAGCGTGTGCCTGGCGGTGGATCACTCCGAGGACAGCACCAGCTTCCTGTCGATGATCTCGCGCATCCTGCAGCTGCTGCTGATCGACATCATGGCGGTGGGGATCTCGGTCGATGGCCAGCATGGGCCGGAGTCGGGGCAAGACCCGCGCCGGCTGCTGATTTCTCACCTGGACAGCTGA
- a CDS encoding alpha-glucosidase, translated as MTQISTTTNPNWWRDAIIYQVYPRSYYDSNGDGIGDLAGITEKLDYIASLGVDIVWLSPFFTSPMRDFGYDIADYCDVDPMFGTLDDFDRLVAKAHGLGLKIMIDQVMSHTADTHPWFVESRSNRDNPKSDWYVWSDPLPDGNPPNNWLSVFGGSAWQWDTRRKQYYMHNFLVSQPQLNFHNPDVQKAHLAAQRFWLERGVDGVRMDACVFHFHDRQLRSNPPALVRDTSTVTDVNPYGMQAHIYDKTQPENVAFMEKLRAQLDEFGAVSIGEISSDDALAQMNEYMAGGNKLHMAYSFNFLTPVFTAAHIRAQVEDFERRVEEGWASWSVGNHDAIRVMTRWGGPQATRDFAKMVLAMQLSLKGTPCLYQGDELALHEADVPFELLQDPYGITFWPEFKGRDGCRTPMPWQADAPHAGFTEGKPWLPVEPSHAAAAVDLQDRDPDSMLNFQRRFIALRRTMPQLTRGEIAFIDAPEPVLALRRDLDGHPGVLAAFNLSNAPVSFDWPASDGASQLDVGLPGSAQAGRVTLPPYGAWFGTLPRAA; from the coding sequence ATGACCCAGATCTCGACGACGACGAATCCGAACTGGTGGCGCGACGCCATCATCTACCAGGTTTACCCGCGCAGCTACTATGACAGCAATGGCGACGGCATCGGCGACCTGGCCGGCATCACCGAGAAGCTCGACTACATCGCGAGCCTGGGCGTGGACATCGTCTGGCTGTCGCCGTTCTTCACCTCGCCAATGCGCGACTTCGGCTACGACATCGCCGACTACTGCGACGTCGATCCGATGTTCGGCACGCTGGACGACTTCGACCGCCTGGTCGCCAAGGCGCACGGCCTGGGCCTGAAGATCATGATCGACCAGGTGATGTCGCACACTGCCGACACCCACCCCTGGTTCGTCGAGAGCCGCTCGAACCGCGACAATCCGAAATCGGACTGGTATGTCTGGTCCGATCCGCTCCCGGACGGCAATCCGCCGAATAACTGGCTGTCGGTGTTCGGCGGCTCGGCCTGGCAATGGGATACCCGCCGCAAGCAGTACTATATGCACAACTTCCTGGTGAGCCAGCCGCAGCTGAACTTCCACAACCCGGACGTGCAGAAGGCCCACCTGGCGGCCCAGCGTTTCTGGCTCGAGCGCGGCGTCGACGGCGTGCGCATGGATGCCTGCGTTTTCCACTTCCACGACCGCCAGCTGCGCAGCAATCCGCCGGCGCTGGTGCGCGACACTTCGACCGTGACCGACGTGAACCCGTACGGCATGCAGGCCCACATCTACGACAAGACCCAGCCAGAGAACGTCGCCTTCATGGAAAAGCTGCGCGCGCAGCTGGACGAATTCGGCGCCGTCTCGATCGGCGAGATCAGCTCGGACGATGCGCTGGCCCAGATGAACGAGTACATGGCGGGCGGGAACAAGCTGCACATGGCCTACAGCTTCAACTTCCTGACCCCGGTGTTCACGGCCGCCCATATCCGCGCCCAGGTCGAAGACTTCGAACGCCGCGTCGAAGAGGGCTGGGCTTCCTGGTCGGTCGGCAACCACGACGCGATCCGCGTGATGACCCGCTGGGGCGGCCCGCAGGCCACCCGCGACTTCGCCAAGATGGTGCTGGCGATGCAGCTGTCGCTCAAGGGCACGCCCTGCCTGTACCAGGGCGACGAGCTGGCGCTGCACGAAGCCGACGTGCCGTTCGAACTGCTGCAGGACCCGTACGGCATCACCTTCTGGCCCGAGTTCAAGGGCCGCGACGGCTGCCGCACTCCGATGCCGTGGCAGGCCGACGCCCCCCACGCCGGCTTCACCGAGGGCAAGCCATGGCTGCCGGTGGAACCCTCGCACGCCGCCGCGGCGGTCGACCTGCAAGACCGCGATCCGGACTCGATGCTGAACTTCCAGCGCCGCTTCATCGCCCTGCGCCGCACCATGCCGCAGCTGACGCGCGGCGAGATCGCCTTCATCGATGCGCCGGAACCGGTGCTGGCGCTGCGGCGCGACCTCGATGGCCATCCGGGCGTGCTGGCCGCCTTCAACCTGTCGAACGCGCCAGTGAGCTTCGACTGGCCGGCAAGCGATGGCGCATCGCAGCTGGACGTCGGCCTGCCAGGCAGCGCCCAGGCCGGCCGCGTGACCCTGCCGCCTTACGGCGCCTGGTTCGGCACCTTGCCGAGGGCCGCATGA
- a CDS encoding oligopeptide:H+ symporter — MTDLAKPGSGRMPRQIPYIIANEGCERFSFYGMRNILTPFLITTLLMFLPEDMRTGEAKHVFHTFVIGVYFFPLLGGWLADRYFGKYNTVFWLSLVYCAGHACLAIFEDNVNGFYFGLFLIALGSGGIKPLVASFVGDQFDQTNKDKAKVVFDAFYWIINFGSFFASLLMPLLLRDYGPAWAFGVPGILMFIATMVFWSGKKKYVHVPPSPPNPHSFMQVAKTALLAKAPGQGRPGLNVALVGAAGAVVSLAMSVQWGFVIGACTALVLLMAFGGIGASMQLDRARGVHPQEAVDGVRAVLRILIVFALVTPFWSLFDQKASTWIVQANAMTTQVSILGWSFDVIPAQMQALNPLLVMILIPVNNLLLFPLLRKLGIEPSPLRRMTAGIVLSAAAWIVVGNLQVALDAGDPVSIAWQIAPYALLTLGEVLVSATGLEFAYSQAPASMKGVIMALWYLAVTVGNLWVLIVNASVKNEAVVGYIEGTGMGVMAAQMYFFAGFALLSALVFGWYATRYKMVDHYRGTAA; from the coding sequence ATGACTGATCTAGCAAAACCAGGCTCCGGGCGCATGCCGCGGCAGATCCCCTACATCATTGCCAACGAAGGCTGCGAGCGCTTCAGCTTCTACGGGATGCGCAACATCCTGACGCCCTTCCTGATCACGACGCTGCTGATGTTCCTGCCGGAAGACATGCGCACCGGCGAAGCCAAGCACGTGTTCCACACCTTCGTCATCGGCGTGTATTTCTTCCCGCTGCTGGGCGGCTGGCTGGCCGACCGCTACTTCGGCAAGTACAACACGGTGTTCTGGCTCAGCCTCGTGTACTGCGCGGGCCACGCCTGCCTGGCCATCTTCGAGGACAACGTCAACGGCTTTTACTTCGGCCTGTTCCTGATCGCACTCGGCTCGGGCGGCATCAAGCCGCTGGTGGCTTCTTTCGTCGGCGACCAGTTCGACCAGACCAACAAGGACAAGGCGAAGGTCGTGTTCGACGCCTTCTACTGGATCATCAACTTCGGCTCCTTCTTCGCCTCGCTCCTGATGCCGCTGCTGCTGCGCGACTACGGTCCGGCCTGGGCCTTCGGCGTGCCCGGCATCCTGATGTTCATCGCCACCATGGTGTTCTGGAGCGGCAAGAAGAAATACGTACACGTGCCGCCGTCGCCGCCGAATCCGCACTCGTTCATGCAGGTGGCGAAGACCGCCCTGCTGGCGAAGGCGCCGGGCCAGGGCCGTCCGGGCCTGAACGTCGCCCTGGTCGGCGCCGCGGGCGCCGTGGTGTCGCTGGCGATGTCCGTGCAGTGGGGCTTCGTGATCGGCGCCTGCACCGCGCTGGTGCTCCTGATGGCTTTTGGCGGCATCGGCGCCTCGATGCAACTGGACCGCGCGCGCGGCGTGCATCCGCAAGAAGCGGTGGACGGCGTGCGCGCCGTGCTGCGCATCCTGATCGTGTTCGCGCTGGTGACGCCGTTCTGGTCGCTGTTCGACCAGAAGGCCTCGACCTGGATCGTGCAGGCCAATGCCATGACCACCCAGGTATCGATCCTGGGCTGGAGCTTCGACGTGATCCCGGCCCAGATGCAGGCGCTGAACCCGCTGCTGGTGATGATCCTGATCCCGGTGAACAACCTGCTGCTGTTCCCGCTGCTGCGCAAGCTCGGCATCGAACCGTCGCCGCTGCGCCGCATGACCGCCGGCATCGTGCTGTCGGCCGCCGCCTGGATCGTGGTCGGCAACCTGCAGGTCGCACTCGACGCCGGCGATCCGGTCTCGATCGCCTGGCAGATCGCGCCGTATGCGCTCTTGACCCTGGGCGAGGTGCTGGTCTCGGCGACCGGCCTTGAATTCGCCTACAGCCAGGCCCCGGCCTCGATGAAGGGCGTGATCATGGCCCTGTGGTACCTGGCCGTCACGGTCGGCAACCTGTGGGTGCTGATCGTGAACGCGAGCGTCAAGAACGAAGCGGTGGTCGGGTATATCGAAGGCACCGGCATGGGCGTCATGGCCGCGCAGATGTATTTCTTCGCCGGCTTTGCACTGCTGTCGGCGCTGGTGTTCGGCTGGTATGCGACGCGCTACAAGATGGTCGATCACTATCGCGGGACTGCCGCGTAA
- a CDS encoding alpha-1,6-glucosidase domain-containing protein has product MRKLHLALVAASFSTTAYAAVPLDTCDSTGFQQILHANGEQLDARAVWLDARLVRWPGAALDARYRLYHSPTGAIVAKAGGKVAGAAGSLKLDISTTAVPQAAAERFKWVAPGPTLRVADGDVARLPALHREQLVLVQEDASGVVLAATRIQSAGALDALYAAAEGIPDLGATPGANKTGFKLWAPTARQVAVCTYDGPTAKANAVHAMKLDDKTGAWITGLPRDLSGSYYKYAVDVVVPGAGLVRNLVTDPYSVSLNADSKRSYVADLDAPNLKPAGWDQTRPPATVQAQTDMVIYELHVRDFSLIDETVPGPKRGKYTAFSETNSNGMKHLRTLAQAGLTDVHLLPVYDIGSIPEIGCAQPQPSGAPDGESQQALIGKTAHTDCFNWGYDPQHFNAVEGSYASDPQDGARRIVEFREMVMNLHQAGLRVGTDVVYNHTFIAGQEEKSILDRVVPGYYHRLDAKGAIETSTCCFNTATENTMMAKLMIDSSVLWTRHYKIDSYRFDLMGHQPRAAMERLQKEVNQVAGRHVQLIGEGWNFGEVADGARFVQASQLSLNGTGIGTFSDRGRDAVRGGSPGDSGEIVIRQQGYINGLVYDPNALGGEARPEALLRAADLVRVGLAGSVRSYPLQTYDGKVRQLQDIVYGGNQPAGYASQPAESVNYVENHDNQTLYDINALKLPVATTANERARVQVLGMAINAFSQGVAYYHAGTEVLRSKSLDRNSFNSGDWFNRLDWTYQDNFFGTGLPPAADNAKDWPLFKPLLANAALKPAPSDIAFARDAFRDLLTIRSSSTLLRLRSTDDINGRLRFFNTGPEQVPTVLAAWIDGQGYPGANFAGLGYLVNVDKKEHVIKDATLRGKKLRLHPAHTATGAADKRALEARFDSASGAFTVPARTAVVFVDD; this is encoded by the coding sequence ATGCGCAAACTTCATCTCGCCCTCGTGGCGGCTTCTTTCTCCACGACCGCCTACGCGGCCGTTCCTCTCGACACCTGCGACAGCACCGGCTTCCAGCAGATCCTGCACGCCAACGGCGAACAGCTCGACGCGCGCGCCGTCTGGCTCGATGCGCGCCTGGTGCGCTGGCCCGGCGCCGCGCTTGATGCGCGCTATCGCCTGTACCACTCCCCTACCGGCGCGATTGTCGCCAAGGCAGGCGGCAAGGTCGCCGGCGCCGCGGGTTCGCTGAAACTGGACATCTCCACCACCGCCGTGCCGCAAGCCGCGGCCGAGCGCTTCAAGTGGGTCGCGCCTGGTCCGACCCTGCGCGTGGCGGACGGCGACGTCGCCCGCCTGCCCGCCCTGCACCGCGAACAGCTGGTGCTGGTGCAGGAAGACGCCAGCGGCGTCGTGCTCGCCGCCACCCGCATCCAGTCGGCCGGCGCGCTCGACGCGCTGTACGCCGCCGCCGAAGGCATTCCCGACCTCGGCGCCACCCCAGGCGCGAACAAGACCGGCTTCAAGCTGTGGGCGCCGACCGCGCGCCAGGTGGCGGTGTGCACCTATGATGGCCCGACAGCCAAGGCGAATGCCGTGCACGCGATGAAGCTCGACGACAAGACCGGCGCCTGGATTACGGGCCTGCCGCGCGACCTCTCTGGCAGCTACTACAAGTACGCGGTCGACGTCGTGGTTCCGGGCGCGGGCCTGGTGCGCAACCTGGTCACCGATCCGTATTCGGTGAGCCTGAATGCCGACTCGAAGCGCAGCTACGTCGCCGACCTCGACGCGCCGAACCTCAAGCCGGCCGGCTGGGACCAGACCCGTCCCCCGGCCACGGTGCAGGCCCAGACAGATATGGTGATCTACGAGCTGCACGTGCGCGACTTTTCGCTGATCGACGAGACCGTGCCTGGCCCCAAGCGTGGCAAGTACACCGCCTTCTCCGAGACGAACTCGAACGGCATGAAACACCTGCGGACGTTGGCGCAGGCCGGCCTGACCGACGTGCACCTGCTGCCGGTGTACGACATCGGCAGCATCCCCGAAATTGGCTGCGCGCAGCCGCAGCCGAGCGGCGCACCGGACGGCGAAAGCCAGCAGGCGCTGATCGGCAAAACGGCCCACACCGACTGCTTCAACTGGGGCTACGACCCGCAGCACTTCAATGCGGTCGAGGGCAGCTACGCCAGCGACCCGCAGGATGGCGCGCGCCGCATCGTCGAGTTCCGCGAAATGGTGATGAACCTGCACCAGGCCGGCCTGCGCGTCGGCACCGACGTGGTGTACAACCACACCTTCATCGCCGGCCAGGAAGAAAAATCGATCCTCGACCGCGTGGTGCCGGGCTACTACCACCGCCTGGACGCGAAAGGCGCCATCGAGACCTCGACCTGCTGCTTCAACACGGCCACCGAGAACACGATGATGGCCAAGCTGATGATCGATTCGTCGGTGCTGTGGACCCGCCACTACAAGATCGATTCCTACCGCTTCGACCTGATGGGCCACCAGCCGCGCGCGGCGATGGAGCGCCTGCAGAAAGAAGTGAACCAGGTCGCCGGCCGCCACGTGCAGCTGATCGGTGAAGGCTGGAATTTTGGTGAAGTAGCCGATGGCGCGCGCTTCGTGCAGGCCTCGCAGCTGTCGCTGAACGGCACCGGCATCGGCACCTTCAGCGACCGCGGACGCGACGCCGTGCGCGGCGGCTCGCCGGGCGACTCGGGCGAGATCGTGATCCGCCAGCAGGGCTATATCAACGGCCTGGTGTACGACCCGAACGCTCTCGGCGGCGAAGCCAGGCCCGAGGCGCTGCTGCGCGCGGCCGACCTGGTCCGCGTCGGCCTGGCCGGCTCGGTGCGCAGCTATCCGCTGCAGACTTACGACGGCAAGGTGCGCCAGTTGCAGGACATCGTCTACGGCGGTAATCAACCGGCCGGCTATGCCAGCCAGCCGGCAGAAAGCGTGAACTACGTCGAGAACCACGACAACCAGACGCTGTACGACATCAACGCGCTCAAGCTGCCGGTGGCAACCACCGCCAATGAACGCGCGCGGGTGCAGGTGCTGGGCATGGCGATCAACGCGTTCAGCCAGGGTGTGGCCTATTACCACGCCGGCACCGAAGTGCTGCGCTCGAAGTCCCTGGACCGCAACAGCTTCAATTCGGGCGACTGGTTCAACCGCCTCGACTGGACCTACCAGGACAACTTCTTCGGCACCGGCCTGCCGCCCGCCGCCGACAATGCCAAGGACTGGCCGCTATTCAAGCCGCTGCTGGCCAATGCCGCGCTCAAGCCGGCGCCAAGCGACATCGCATTCGCGCGCGACGCCTTCCGCGACCTCTTGACCATCCGCAGCAGCTCGACCCTGCTGCGCCTGCGCAGCACCGACGACATCAACGGGCGCCTGCGCTTCTTCAACACCGGCCCGGAGCAGGTGCCGACCGTGCTGGCGGCCTGGATCGACGGCCAGGGTTATCCGGGCGCGAACTTCGCCGGCCTGGGTTATCTGGTGAATGTGGACAAGAAGGAGCACGTCATCAAGGACGCGACTTTGCGCGGCAAGAAGCTGCGCCTGCATCCGGCGCATACCGCAACGGGCGCGGCCGACAAACGCGCGCTCGAGGCGCGTTTCGATAGCGCCAGCGGGGCCTTCACGGTGCCGGCGCGTACGGCCGTGGTGTTCGTGGACGACTAG
- a CDS encoding sensor domain-containing diguanylate cyclase, whose protein sequence is MSPWSPPLPASLSTIPASTRRPGPGYWKSTIIVTYAHTEQARLAALAALQILDTPAETRFDRFTRLAAMTFGVPIALVSLVDANRQWFKSRTGLEAQETPRSISFCSHAVEAREMLVIEDAALDPRFADNALVTGAPHIRFYAGQPVYSDGQAVGTLCIIDRAPRAFGAEQRQVLKDLAELVEVELNHMKAVGARMLAEQALKSLNTELEHRIAARTVELEEQVAHGIRIRQQLEEKQELLDAVLESIDVAVVACDADGRLTLFNRTAREFHGRDLKAVAPAEWPQYYSLYHADGRTPMAVDEVPLVRALKGEVVHDGAMVIAPHACKPFTLMASGRPLRNAQGKTLGAVVAMKDITELKASKDRLAESEERLRTITDNLPVLIAHLDQDHRYVFANAVHQSWLGKAPEQVVGQTMVEAFGEEYSAQQQEALKDAWEGKASQCEHDIVRKKHIRIVHSTFLPHLRDGKVVGVYILTTDATAARMHERNLHALAHTDSLTGIPNRRQFELALQAAVQRAPQRERAFALLYLDIDHFKQINDSHGHAVGDMVLVEFARRVRNVVRSSDLVARLAGDEFTVLLDEVGSPRDVELVAKKIMQAMEAPFIVGSQAIAVRTTIGIGLADAPGVTAQAIGELADGALYEAKDMGRNTFAIARLSEALVLDAA, encoded by the coding sequence ATTTCGCCGTGGTCGCCCCCACTCCCGGCGTCCCTGTCGACTATCCCGGCCTCGACCCGCCGCCCTGGACCCGGTTACTGGAAGAGCACCATCATCGTCACTTACGCACACACCGAACAGGCCCGCCTCGCCGCGCTGGCCGCGCTCCAAATCCTCGACACGCCCGCCGAGACGCGCTTCGACCGCTTCACCCGGCTCGCCGCGATGACCTTCGGCGTGCCGATCGCGCTCGTCTCGCTGGTCGACGCCAACCGTCAATGGTTCAAGTCGCGCACCGGGCTCGAGGCGCAGGAAACGCCGCGCTCGATCTCGTTCTGCAGCCACGCGGTGGAGGCGCGCGAGATGCTGGTGATCGAGGACGCCGCGCTCGACCCGCGCTTTGCGGACAATGCCCTGGTGACGGGCGCGCCGCATATCCGCTTCTACGCCGGCCAGCCGGTGTATAGCGACGGCCAGGCGGTGGGCACGCTGTGCATCATCGACCGCGCGCCGCGCGCCTTCGGCGCCGAGCAGCGCCAGGTGCTGAAGGACCTGGCCGAACTGGTCGAGGTCGAACTGAATCACATGAAGGCGGTGGGCGCGCGCATGCTCGCCGAGCAGGCCCTCAAGTCGCTCAACACCGAACTCGAACACCGCATTGCTGCCCGCACCGTGGAGCTGGAAGAGCAGGTGGCGCACGGCATCCGCATCCGCCAGCAGCTGGAAGAAAAGCAGGAATTGCTGGACGCGGTGCTGGAATCGATCGACGTCGCCGTGGTTGCCTGCGACGCCGACGGCCGGCTGACGCTGTTCAACCGCACCGCGCGCGAGTTCCATGGACGCGACCTGAAGGCGGTGGCGCCAGCCGAATGGCCGCAGTATTACTCGCTGTACCACGCCGACGGCCGCACGCCGATGGCGGTGGACGAGGTGCCGCTGGTGCGCGCGCTCAAGGGCGAGGTGGTGCACGATGGCGCGATGGTGATCGCGCCGCATGCGTGCAAGCCGTTCACGCTGATGGCCAGCGGCCGTCCGCTGCGCAATGCCCAGGGCAAGACGCTGGGCGCGGTGGTGGCGATGAAGGACATCACCGAACTGAAGGCATCGAAGGACCGGCTGGCCGAGAGCGAAGAGCGGCTGCGCACGATTACCGACAATCTGCCGGTGCTGATCGCGCATCTCGACCAGGACCACCGCTACGTGTTCGCCAACGCGGTGCACCAGTCGTGGCTGGGCAAGGCGCCCGAGCAGGTGGTGGGCCAGACCATGGTCGAGGCCTTCGGCGAGGAGTATTCAGCGCAGCAGCAGGAAGCCTTGAAGGACGCCTGGGAAGGCAAGGCCTCGCAGTGCGAGCACGACATCGTGCGCAAGAAGCATATCCGCATCGTGCACTCGACCTTCCTGCCGCACCTGCGCGACGGCAAGGTGGTGGGCGTCTACATCCTGACCACCGACGCCACCGCGGCGCGCATGCACGAGCGTAACCTGCATGCGCTGGCGCATACCGATTCGCTGACCGGCATCCCGAACCGGCGCCAGTTCGAGCTGGCACTGCAGGCGGCGGTGCAGCGCGCGCCGCAGCGCGAGCGCGCCTTCGCCCTGCTGTACCTGGACATCGACCACTTCAAGCAGATCAACGACAGCCACGGCCACGCGGTGGGCGACATGGTGCTGGTGGAGTTCGCGCGCCGCGTGCGCAACGTGGTGCGCAGCTCCGACCTGGTGGCGCGCCTGGCCGGCGACGAGTTCACGGTGCTGCTCGACGAAGTCGGCTCGCCGCGCGACGTCGAGCTGGTGGCCAAGAAGATCATGCAGGCGATGGAAGCGCCGTTCATCGTCGGCAGCCAGGCGATTGCCGTGCGCACCACGATCGGCATCGGCCTGGCCGACGCGCCGGGCGTCACGGCGCAGGCGATCGGCGAGCTGGCCGACGGCGCGCTGTACGAAGCCAAGGACATGGGGCGCAATACCTTCGCGATCGCGCGCCTGTCCGAGGCGCTGGTGCTGGACGCGGCTTGA
- a CDS encoding glycerophosphodiester phosphodiesterase: MLVPVNALSLRIVGCIFAAILASGCASIGHDLKNPGPSWPASPSVIAHRGASALRPEHTLAAYRKAIEDGADSIEPDLVATRDGVLVARHENEISGTTNVADLARFADRKTSKTIDGVAVIGWFTGDFTLAELRQLRARERIPANRPANAAHDGKYAIPTLQEIVDLVDSEGRARNKTIGLVPELKHPSYFKSIGLALEPRLVEVLAANGYRGRDAAVFIQSFEVGNLKELRALAGYRLVQLVSMPSEAPYDALAAGSGLTYADMITPHGLREIARYADVVAPYKTIVIPRDAAGELGSPTRFVHDARAAGLAVHVWTMRPENPFLPPALRAAPADSPSQRGDAAGEIRAYLEAGVDAIFTDDPATGRKAVDAIRQHRR, from the coding sequence ATGCTGGTTCCTGTCAATGCACTATCGCTGCGTATCGTCGGCTGCATCTTCGCGGCGATCCTGGCAAGCGGCTGCGCCAGCATTGGTCACGACCTGAAGAACCCGGGCCCGTCCTGGCCCGCTTCGCCCAGCGTCATCGCCCACCGCGGCGCCTCGGCCCTGCGTCCCGAACACACGCTGGCCGCCTACCGCAAGGCGATCGAGGACGGCGCCGACAGCATCGAGCCCGACCTGGTCGCGACCCGCGACGGCGTGCTGGTAGCGCGCCACGAGAACGAGATCTCGGGCACCACCAATGTCGCCGACCTCGCCCGGTTCGCCGACCGCAAGACCAGCAAGACCATCGACGGCGTGGCGGTGATCGGCTGGTTCACCGGAGACTTCACGCTGGCCGAACTGCGGCAGTTGCGCGCCCGCGAACGGATTCCTGCCAACCGCCCGGCCAACGCGGCGCACGATGGCAAATACGCCATCCCGACCCTGCAGGAGATCGTCGACCTGGTCGACAGCGAAGGCCGCGCGCGCAACAAGACCATCGGCCTGGTCCCAGAACTCAAGCACCCGAGCTACTTCAAGTCGATCGGCCTGGCGCTCGAGCCGCGCCTGGTGGAGGTGCTGGCGGCGAACGGCTACCGGGGGCGGGACGCGGCCGTGTTCATCCAGTCCTTCGAAGTGGGCAATCTGAAGGAGTTGCGCGCGCTGGCCGGCTACCGCCTGGTGCAGCTGGTCAGCATGCCGTCCGAGGCGCCGTACGACGCGCTTGCCGCCGGCAGCGGCCTGACGTATGCCGACATGATCACGCCGCACGGCCTGCGCGAGATCGCACGCTATGCCGACGTGGTGGCGCCGTACAAGACCATCGTCATCCCACGCGACGCGGCCGGCGAGCTGGGATCGCCGACGCGCTTCGTGCACGATGCGCGCGCCGCCGGCCTGGCGGTGCATGTGTGGACCATGCGGCCCGAGAATCCCTTCCTGCCGCCCGCGCTACGCGCTGCGCCGGCCGACTCGCCCAGCCAGCGCGGCGATGCCGCAGGCGAGATTCGCGCCTACCTGGAGGCGGGCGTGGACGCCATCTTCACCGACGATCCGGCGACCGGACGGAAGGCTGTGGATGCCATAAGGCAACATAGGCGATGA